From the genome of Spirosomataceae bacterium TFI 002, one region includes:
- a CDS encoding acetyl-CoA carboxylase carboxyl transferase subunit beta, which produces MSWFKRTDKGIQTRTQDKREAPDGLWHQCPECKQVMHTREHKSNAYTCIHCSYHDKVGSEVYFNILFDDGKYTELDENMLSADPLEFVDTKAYPDRIKATIAKSGLKDACRTAEGLMNGHPITISCMDFGFIGGSMGSVVGEKIARGIQNSIDKKMPFLMISKSGGARMMEAGYSLMQMAKTSAKLALLSEQKIPYISLLTDPTTGGVTASYAMLGDFNISEPKALIGFAGPRVIKETIGKDLPKDFQTAEFVKEHGFLDFIVDRKDLKDKLTSILSIIYKR; this is translated from the coding sequence ATGTCTTGGTTTAAAAGAACAGATAAAGGTATCCAAACTCGCACGCAAGATAAGCGTGAGGCTCCAGATGGACTGTGGCATCAATGTCCCGAGTGTAAGCAGGTAATGCACACCCGTGAGCATAAGTCTAATGCTTATACTTGTATTCACTGTAGCTATCACGACAAAGTGGGTAGTGAAGTGTACTTCAACATCTTATTTGATGATGGAAAGTATACAGAGTTAGACGAAAATATGCTTTCTGCAGACCCACTAGAGTTTGTGGATACAAAAGCTTATCCAGATAGAATCAAAGCTACAATAGCAAAATCAGGTTTAAAAGATGCCTGTAGAACTGCTGAAGGATTGATGAATGGTCACCCTATCACTATTTCTTGTATGGACTTCGGTTTCATTGGCGGTTCAATGGGTTCAGTAGTAGGCGAAAAAATTGCCAGGGGAATTCAAAATTCTATTGACAAAAAGATGCCATTTTTAATGATCTCAAAATCTGGCGGAGCAAGAATGATGGAAGCAGGGTATTCTTTAATGCAAATGGCAAAAACCTCAGCGAAATTAGCACTTTTGAGCGAGCAAAAAATACCATATATTTCCCTACTAACTGATCCAACAACTGGTGGAGTTACAGCATCTTATGCTATGTTAGGAGATTTCAATATTTCAGAGCCAAAAGCATTGATTGGATTCGCTGGACCGCGAGTGATCAAAGAAACGATTGGAAAAGATCTACCTAAGGATTTTCAAACTGCAGAGTTTGTAAAAGAACACGGTTTTCTGGACTTTATAGTAGATAGAAAAGACTTGAAAGATAAGCTTACGAGCATACTCTCTATCATTTATAAACGATAG
- a CDS encoding TonB-dependent Receptor Plug Domain — translation MAQNYTLSGTIKDASNGEDLIGVSIYIKEANVGTQTNAYGFYSLTIPSGSYTLQISYIGFKSLNKSVVLDQNKTLNLELGEEELQLQEVVVTAERADENVKSMEMSVNKVEMKTIKKMPAFLGEVDVIRSIQFLPGVSSVGEGASGFNVRGGGVDQNLVLLDEAPVFNSSHLFGFFSVFNPDAIKDVKLIKGGIPAQYGGRISSILDVRMKEGNAKKLEVSGGLGTIFSRFAVESPLFNKKGSFIVAGRRSYIDVLAKPFLKEDLKDTRFYFYDLTAKANYKINDKNTIYLSGYFGRDVFGADFGFDWGNSTTSFRWNHIFNEKLFLNTTVFYSNYQYALDSDLTDSDDQDSFEWNSDIVNYSIKPDFSYYANPKNTISFGGQAIYYTFNPGVATAVSGGEKRTIGLDPKYAFEGSLYVANEQKINDKISLQYGLRYSYYNYLGKGTAIILDEANSTAGERKPISEFKAFTSGQSIQTYGNFEPRFSMNIGVNKSTSVKLSYNRLAQYLHLLSNTTASSPLDVWTPSSNNIKPQIADQVAVGLFKNFGKNMYESSIELYYKKLQNQVDYVRNADLLLNPAVEADLLSGDGRAYGAEFYVKKTRGIFNGWVSYTLARTERLVEGINNSEWFPARIDKTHNLSVVSIYDKGKKWSFSSTFSLSSGTPASFPTNKFIWQGIALPHDVNDSRNSYRIPASHRLDLAATRKNKHALFKKGESEWVFSVYNVYNRRNPFSVYVQQDPDNVAQTQAISYSVFAAILPAVTYNFKF, via the coding sequence ATGGCACAAAACTATACCCTAAGCGGAACGATAAAAGACGCGTCAAACGGCGAAGATTTAATTGGCGTGTCAATTTACATTAAAGAAGCCAATGTTGGTACCCAAACCAACGCATATGGTTTTTACTCCCTCACAATTCCCTCTGGTTCCTACACTTTGCAAATATCCTATATTGGGTTTAAAAGCTTAAATAAAAGTGTTGTTTTGGATCAAAACAAAACATTGAACCTTGAACTTGGGGAAGAAGAACTACAACTACAAGAGGTTGTTGTTACTGCTGAAAGAGCCGATGAAAATGTAAAAAGTATGGAAATGTCGGTTAATAAGGTGGAAATGAAAACCATCAAGAAAATGCCAGCATTTTTAGGTGAAGTTGATGTCATAAGGAGTATTCAATTTTTACCAGGTGTAAGCTCTGTTGGTGAAGGGGCTTCCGGATTTAATGTTCGTGGTGGTGGAGTTGACCAAAACCTTGTTCTATTAGATGAAGCACCCGTTTTTAACTCTTCTCACTTATTTGGTTTCTTTTCGGTTTTTAATCCAGACGCAATCAAAGATGTTAAGCTCATAAAAGGCGGTATTCCAGCACAATACGGTGGGCGAATTTCTTCTATTCTTGATGTAAGAATGAAAGAAGGGAATGCAAAAAAGCTAGAAGTTTCAGGCGGCTTAGGAACAATATTCTCTCGTTTTGCAGTAGAAAGTCCACTTTTCAACAAAAAAGGGTCATTTATTGTTGCTGGACGACGCTCGTATATTGACGTCTTAGCAAAGCCATTTTTGAAAGAAGACTTGAAAGACACTCGCTTTTATTTTTACGACCTCACGGCAAAAGCAAACTATAAGATAAACGACAAGAATACTATTTACCTATCTGGCTATTTCGGAAGAGATGTATTCGGAGCCGATTTTGGATTTGATTGGGGTAATAGTACTACCTCTTTCCGCTGGAACCACATTTTTAATGAAAAGCTGTTTCTGAACACTACTGTCTTTTACAGCAATTATCAATATGCCCTTGATAGCGACCTTACAGACTCTGATGACCAAGACTCATTTGAGTGGAATAGTGATATCGTGAATTACAGTATTAAACCTGATTTTAGTTACTATGCCAATCCTAAGAATACCATAAGTTTTGGCGGACAGGCGATCTATTACACTTTTAACCCAGGAGTAGCAACAGCAGTTTCTGGAGGAGAAAAAAGGACCATTGGCTTAGACCCAAAATATGCATTTGAAGGATCTCTATATGTCGCTAACGAGCAAAAAATTAACGATAAAATATCACTTCAATACGGCTTGAGGTATTCTTACTATAACTATTTGGGTAAGGGCACAGCTATTATATTAGATGAAGCAAATTCAACTGCTGGAGAGCGAAAGCCAATTAGCGAGTTTAAAGCATTCACATCAGGTCAATCAATTCAAACATATGGAAACTTTGAACCCCGCTTCTCAATGAATATAGGGGTAAATAAAAGCACGTCCGTAAAGCTCAGTTATAATCGCCTAGCTCAATACTTACATTTACTCTCAAATACAACCGCTTCATCGCCATTAGATGTTTGGACTCCAAGTAGCAACAATATAAAGCCCCAAATAGCTGATCAAGTGGCCGTAGGCCTTTTCAAAAATTTTGGCAAAAACATGTATGAAAGCTCAATTGAGCTGTATTACAAAAAGCTCCAAAACCAAGTAGATTATGTAAGAAATGCAGATTTGCTCTTAAATCCAGCAGTAGAGGCAGATTTATTATCAGGTGATGGTAGGGCTTATGGTGCCGAGTTTTATGTTAAAAAAACAAGAGGCATTTTTAATGGGTGGGTCAGTTATACCCTTGCCAGAACTGAAAGACTAGTGGAAGGAATAAATAACTCAGAATGGTTTCCTGCTAGGATTGATAAGACTCATAACCTGTCCGTAGTTTCAATATACGACAAAGGTAAAAAATGGAGCTTTTCGAGTACCTTTTCTCTCTCGAGTGGTACACCAGCAAGTTTTCCTACCAACAAGTTCATATGGCAAGGAATAGCATTACCGCATGACGTAAATGACTCCAGAAATAGCTATCGTATACCTGCATCTCATAGACTAGACCTTGCAGCAACTCGTAAAAACAAGCATGCTTTATTCAAAAAGGGAGAAAGCGAATGGGTGTTTTCTGTCTACAATGTCTATAATCGACGAAACCCCTTTTCGGTATATGTCCAACAGGACCCCGATAATGTAGCTCAAACTCAAGCTATCTCCTACTCAGTTTTTGCAGCAATACTACCTGCAGTTACATACAATTTTAAGTTTTGA
- a CDS encoding SM-20-related protein, with protein MNQLFTDEQWLAWIDELSDNDIVTIDNFLPTELWQTLRDFLVQKDNENDLKKAALGTGGNKQIIEEIRGDYTFWIEETRDTELERFFGLIHELKTMLNRYCYLSLSGHEFHLAHYPVGSFYKRHLDQFNFRSNRMITLIIYLNEDWKEGNGGELKVYQENEKLIAPLKNRCVLFKSADVPHEVLKTHTSRYSLTGWFLYQPPGIGFLS; from the coding sequence ATGAATCAGCTTTTTACAGACGAACAATGGCTTGCTTGGATAGACGAACTCTCCGATAACGATATTGTTACAATTGACAACTTTCTACCCACTGAACTTTGGCAAACGCTTAGAGACTTTTTGGTACAAAAAGACAACGAGAATGACTTAAAAAAAGCTGCCTTGGGAACAGGTGGTAACAAGCAGATAATTGAAGAAATTAGAGGTGATTATACTTTTTGGATTGAAGAAACCAGAGATACAGAACTAGAGCGATTCTTTGGTCTTATTCATGAACTTAAAACAATGCTTAATAGGTATTGCTATTTGAGTCTTTCTGGGCATGAATTTCATCTTGCCCATTACCCTGTGGGATCTTTTTATAAGAGGCATTTAGACCAGTTTAATTTTCGATCAAACCGAATGATTACGCTCATTATTTATCTCAATGAGGACTGGAAAGAAGGGAATGGCGGAGAACTAAAGGTTTATCAAGAAAATGAAAAACTGATTGCTCCGCTTAAAAATCGTTGTGTTTTATTCAAAAGTGCAGATGTACCCCACGAAGTTTTAAAAACTCATACAAGTAGATACAGCCTTACAGGTTGGTTTTTGTATCAACCTCCTGGAATAGGGTTCTTGAGCTAA
- a CDS encoding glucosamine-6-phosphate deaminase: MNNQIIREPIAYEKIPTRIFSDTKDASISVANEIADLIKSKAKQNKKAVLGLATGSSPKTVYAELIRMHKEEGLSFQNVVSFNLDEYYPMEPDAVQSYWRFMREQLFDHVDMPEDQINIPIGTLAPEKIQAFCNEYEKKIEKLGGLDFQLLGIGGNGHIGFNEPGSLMNSRTRLMMLDHTTRAAATGDFGGELNKVPRKAITLGVDKILKAKRIVLLAWGERKAPMISDAVEGDVTANNPSSYLQTHPNALFVVDEAAASGLTRMKTPWMVEAVEWANEMVKKAITNMALKIGKPVLKLTNEDYNDNGLSDLLAQHGRAYDLNIDIFNQLQHTITGWPGGKPNADDTNRPERAQPAKKRCIIFSPHPDDDIISMGGTFQRLVDQGHEVHVAYQTSGNIAVSDEEALRFIDFVVDYNDGFNIQSAKAQSIFANAKNFLRNKKDSELDSEDVRKVKGLIRMGEAKATCRYVGIPIENAHFLHMPFYETGKVQKMPLGVEDVNVVADLIEEIKPHQIYAAGDLADPHGTHKVCLDAVFAAMRKLEHNNFMKDCWLWLYRGAWAEWDIHEIEMAVPMSPDQVMQKRLGIFKHQSQKDGVVFQGADSREFWQRAEERNQATAELYNKLGLAEYAAMEAFVRWKG, encoded by the coding sequence ATGAATAATCAAATTATTAGAGAGCCAATCGCCTACGAAAAAATACCAACTAGGATATTTTCTGATACAAAAGATGCTTCTATTTCGGTAGCAAATGAAATTGCAGACCTAATCAAAAGTAAAGCAAAACAGAACAAAAAAGCTGTTTTAGGTCTTGCCACTGGATCTTCTCCAAAAACAGTGTATGCTGAACTTATCAGAATGCATAAAGAGGAGGGATTAAGTTTTCAAAATGTGGTTTCATTTAATTTGGATGAATATTATCCAATGGAGCCAGATGCTGTTCAGAGTTATTGGAGATTTATGCGTGAGCAACTTTTTGATCATGTGGACATGCCCGAAGATCAAATCAACATTCCTATTGGAACACTCGCTCCTGAAAAAATTCAGGCATTTTGTAATGAATATGAAAAGAAAATTGAAAAACTGGGAGGTTTAGATTTTCAATTATTGGGAATAGGAGGGAACGGTCACATTGGTTTTAACGAGCCAGGATCTTTAATGAACTCTCGCACAAGGCTAATGATGCTTGATCATACTACTAGGGCGGCCGCTACAGGCGACTTTGGTGGAGAACTTAACAAAGTACCTAGAAAAGCAATTACACTCGGTGTAGATAAAATTTTAAAGGCGAAGAGAATTGTTCTTTTAGCATGGGGGGAAAGAAAAGCTCCCATGATTTCTGATGCTGTAGAGGGTGATGTTACTGCAAATAATCCTTCTTCGTACCTACAGACTCACCCAAATGCACTTTTTGTTGTGGACGAAGCAGCCGCTTCAGGTCTAACGAGAATGAAAACGCCTTGGATGGTAGAGGCTGTTGAATGGGCCAATGAAATGGTTAAAAAGGCCATAACCAATATGGCTCTCAAAATTGGTAAGCCAGTACTAAAGCTAACCAACGAGGATTATAACGATAATGGATTAAGTGACTTACTTGCTCAACACGGAAGAGCATATGATCTTAATATTGACATTTTCAACCAACTTCAGCACACTATAACTGGCTGGCCAGGTGGAAAACCCAATGCGGATGACACCAATCGTCCAGAAAGAGCTCAACCAGCAAAAAAACGTTGTATTATATTTAGCCCACACCCAGATGATGATATTATCTCTATGGGAGGAACTTTCCAACGTCTTGTTGATCAAGGTCATGAAGTTCATGTGGCCTATCAAACTTCAGGAAACATTGCCGTATCGGATGAAGAGGCTTTACGTTTTATAGACTTTGTAGTTGATTATAACGATGGCTTCAATATACAGAGTGCTAAAGCACAATCTATATTTGCAAATGCTAAAAACTTCCTTAGAAATAAGAAAGACAGCGAGTTAGACTCAGAAGATGTGCGTAAAGTTAAAGGCCTTATCCGTATGGGTGAAGCAAAAGCGACTTGTAGATATGTAGGTATTCCTATCGAAAATGCTCATTTCCTCCATATGCCGTTTTATGAGACTGGAAAAGTTCAAAAAATGCCTTTGGGAGTAGAAGATGTCAACGTTGTTGCTGATCTTATAGAAGAGATAAAACCCCACCAAATATACGCCGCTGGAGATCTTGCAGATCCACATGGCACACACAAAGTATGTCTCGATGCTGTTTTTGCGGCAATGAGGAAACTAGAGCACAATAACTTTATGAAAGATTGTTGGTTATGGTTGTACCGTGGAGCATGGGCTGAGTGGGATATTCATGAGATCGAAATGGCAGTACCTATGAGTCCAGATCAGGTAATGCAAAAGCGTCTAGGTATATTCAAACACCAGTCGCAAAAAGATGGTGTAGTTTTTCAGGGAGCCGACTCAAGGGAGTTTTGGCAACGTGCTGAAGAGCGAAATCAAGCGACCGCAGAGCTATATAATAAGCTTGGGTTGGCAGAGTATGCAGCCATGGAAGCGTTCGTTAGGTGGAAAGGATAA
- a CDS encoding ribosomal large subunit pseudouridine synthase D translates to MKAFDPIYEDNHLIIVNKRSGVLVHGDKTGDKTLEEHVKEYIKVKYEKPGDVFLGTIHRLDRPVSGLVIFARTSKGLERMNEIFRKRDIQKTYWAITRKKPKIKQGKLVHWLVKNSENNTVRAYDEEVEGSQKAELNYKYIGTINKYHLIEVEPITGRSHQIRVQLASMGCPIRGDLKYGFDRPNPDKSINLHARRVYFNHPIKKEPILCKAPLPQNPFWEEFLMLDTEEVKDKTLGFLH, encoded by the coding sequence ATGAAAGCATTTGATCCAATATACGAAGACAACCACCTTATCATTGTAAATAAGCGATCTGGTGTGCTTGTGCACGGCGATAAGACAGGCGATAAGACACTAGAAGAGCATGTGAAGGAATACATCAAGGTAAAGTATGAAAAGCCAGGAGATGTTTTCCTAGGCACTATTCACCGACTAGATAGACCCGTGAGCGGTTTAGTGATATTTGCTCGTACCTCAAAAGGGCTTGAGAGAATGAATGAGATCTTTCGTAAGCGAGATATTCAAAAGACTTATTGGGCAATCACGAGAAAGAAGCCAAAGATTAAGCAAGGAAAATTAGTACATTGGCTAGTTAAAAACAGTGAAAATAATACCGTTAGAGCCTACGATGAAGAAGTAGAAGGGAGTCAAAAAGCTGAGCTTAATTATAAGTACATTGGAACAATCAATAAGTACCATTTGATTGAAGTAGAGCCTATTACAGGTAGGTCTCATCAAATTAGAGTTCAACTTGCCAGTATGGGTTGTCCGATACGAGGGGATTTGAAGTACGGATTTGACAGGCCAAACCCAGATAAGTCAATTAATCTGCATGCCAGGAGGGTATATTTCAATCACCCAATAAAAAAGGAGCCTATTTTGTGTAAGGCTCCTTTACCACAAAATCCTTTCTGGGAAGAGTTTCTTATGCTTGACACCGAAGAGGTGAAAGACAAGACACTAGGTTTCTTACATTAA
- a CDS encoding Tetratricopeptide repeat-containing protein encodes MKHLLTLIVLIIFSFGELAAQDVNIELANEYFKNGEYQKAADMYESIAKKKGQSRLIHTNYYNSLLKLKKYDEAEDFVKRQIKTYDNIITYQADYAYLLELSGKSSEAESAYKELIETAAKQDTYVYQLQNFFYQTNKINLLIDLFLLSREKGKDPDKHDIHLARAYLFAGKKQEMLEELLNYGVKNQRGDYVQKTIEDNIREEDEIIMLQRTLLKRIQADPNQPYYNNLLIWNYVQQKQFMRAFTQAKALDKRMNAGGSKVFELAGLTFQNRDFRSASKMYQYIMEEYPNGDLYPFCRRWYIQSKEEVVKTTYPIEREDILDLISQYETMLTELGRTPKTIDAIRNMALLHGFYLENHQKAIEILNMAIETAGSNTRFKDECKLDMGDIYILKEEPWEATLIYMQVEKSQKEERLGEEAKLKNARLYYFTGEFELAKDILDILKKATTREIANDAMKLSLLIQDNLGLDTTDAALKAYAAVELMLYQNKNEVALVELNNLFKTYKSHSLADEILWLRANTLIKLDRTEEAVLDLQSIFDNYKFDILADDALFAIAKITDDKVQDKEKAMELYRLLLKDFPGSIYAADARKRFRDLRGDFVY; translated from the coding sequence ATGAAACACTTGCTTACGCTAATAGTATTAATAATTTTCTCTTTCGGGGAGCTCGCGGCTCAGGACGTTAATATTGAATTGGCTAATGAGTATTTTAAAAATGGGGAATATCAAAAGGCTGCGGATATGTACGAGTCAATAGCTAAAAAGAAGGGACAAAGTAGATTGATTCACACAAACTACTATAACTCGTTGCTAAAACTCAAGAAATATGATGAGGCAGAAGACTTTGTAAAACGTCAAATAAAAACCTACGATAATATAATTACCTATCAGGCCGATTATGCATACTTACTAGAACTTTCAGGGAAAAGTAGTGAAGCAGAAAGTGCCTATAAAGAATTGATTGAAACAGCAGCTAAACAAGATACCTACGTTTACCAGCTTCAAAACTTCTTTTATCAAACGAATAAGATAAATCTTTTAATTGACCTGTTTCTGTTATCAAGAGAAAAGGGAAAAGATCCGGATAAACATGATATACATTTAGCTAGAGCGTATTTGTTTGCAGGCAAAAAACAAGAAATGCTCGAAGAGCTGCTGAACTATGGAGTAAAAAACCAAAGAGGGGATTATGTACAAAAAACTATAGAAGATAATATTCGTGAAGAAGATGAGATCATCATGCTTCAAAGAACACTATTAAAACGTATTCAGGCGGATCCAAACCAACCGTACTACAATAACCTTCTCATATGGAATTACGTCCAGCAGAAGCAATTTATGAGGGCATTTACCCAAGCGAAAGCTTTGGATAAAAGAATGAATGCTGGGGGTTCTAAGGTTTTTGAATTGGCGGGTCTTACGTTTCAAAATAGAGACTTCAGATCAGCTAGTAAAATGTATCAATACATCATGGAAGAGTACCCAAATGGCGACTTGTATCCGTTTTGTAGGCGTTGGTACATTCAATCGAAAGAAGAGGTCGTAAAAACAACCTATCCAATAGAGAGAGAGGATATTCTCGATCTTATAAGCCAATATGAGACGATGTTGACGGAACTTGGTAGAACGCCTAAAACAATTGATGCGATCAGGAATATGGCTCTTTTACATGGTTTTTACTTAGAAAATCATCAAAAGGCTATTGAAATACTGAATATGGCCATTGAAACGGCTGGTTCCAACACGAGATTTAAAGATGAGTGTAAGTTAGACATGGGAGATATTTATATTCTTAAGGAAGAACCATGGGAAGCGACACTTATCTACATGCAGGTAGAAAAATCTCAAAAAGAAGAGCGGTTAGGAGAGGAAGCGAAGCTGAAAAATGCCAGACTTTATTATTTCACAGGAGAATTTGAGTTAGCAAAAGATATCTTAGATATACTTAAAAAAGCGACCACAAGGGAGATTGCTAATGATGCGATGAAACTAAGCCTTTTGATTCAAGATAACCTAGGTTTAGATACCACAGACGCAGCTCTAAAAGCATACGCTGCAGTGGAATTAATGTTGTATCAGAATAAAAACGAAGTTGCATTAGTGGAACTCAATAACCTGTTCAAAACATATAAAAGTCATTCTTTAGCAGATGAAATCCTTTGGTTAAGAGCAAACACATTGATAAAACTTGATCGCACTGAAGAGGCTGTATTGGATCTTCAATCCATTTTTGACAACTATAAATTTGATATTTTGGCTGATGACGCACTTTTTGCAATTGCAAAAATAACTGATGACAAAGTTCAAGATAAAGAAAAGGCCATGGAGCTATATAGATTACTGCTCAAGGACTTTCCAGGAAGCATATATGCAGCTGATGCTCGTAAGAGGTTTAGAGACCTTAGAGGCGATTTTGTGTATTGA
- a CDS encoding 1,4-Dihydroxy-2-naphthoyl-CoA synthase, whose product MKPNWITAKTYEDITYKKADGVARIAFNRPDVRNAFRPKTVFELIDAFEDARNDGDIGVVLFSGEGPSSKDGKWAFCSGGDQNARGNDGYKDEVGVGRLNILDVQRQIRFMTKPVIAVVPGWAVGGGHSLHVVCDMTIASKEHAIFKQTDANVASYDAGYGSAYLARQVGQKRAREIFFLGLDYSAQEAFEMGMVNAVVPHETLEQTAYEWAQKILEKSPMAIRMLKFAFNMIDDGLVGQQIFAGEATRLGYMTEEAKEGRDAFLEKRKPGFDKFKKYS is encoded by the coding sequence ATGAAACCCAACTGGATTACCGCAAAGACTTACGAAGATATCACTTACAAAAAAGCAGATGGAGTTGCACGCATAGCATTTAATAGGCCTGATGTTCGTAATGCTTTTAGACCTAAAACTGTTTTTGAGCTCATTGATGCTTTTGAAGATGCTCGTAATGATGGAGACATTGGTGTTGTCCTATTTTCGGGAGAGGGTCCTTCTTCAAAAGACGGGAAATGGGCTTTTTGTAGTGGAGGAGACCAAAACGCAAGAGGAAATGACGGATACAAAGACGAAGTTGGGGTCGGAAGATTGAATATCTTAGATGTCCAACGTCAAATTCGTTTTATGACCAAGCCAGTAATAGCCGTGGTACCGGGTTGGGCAGTTGGTGGCGGACATAGTTTACATGTTGTGTGTGATATGACAATTGCAAGTAAAGAACACGCCATATTCAAGCAAACTGACGCAAATGTAGCCTCCTACGACGCTGGATATGGTTCAGCATACCTTGCAAGGCAAGTCGGCCAAAAACGTGCACGAGAGATCTTCTTTTTAGGCTTAGATTATTCTGCTCAAGAAGCCTTCGAAATGGGAATGGTAAACGCAGTTGTTCCACATGAAACATTGGAGCAAACAGCTTATGAATGGGCACAAAAAATCCTAGAAAAGAGCCCAATGGCAATCAGAATGCTCAAATTTGCTTTCAACATGATAGATGATGGGCTCGTGGGTCAACAAATTTTTGCTGGTGAAGCTACCAGGTTAGGCTACATGACAGAAGAAGCCAAAGAAGGAAGAGATGCTTTTTTGGAAAAGAGAAAGCCAGGTTTTGACAAGTTTAAAAAGTACTCTTAA
- a CDS encoding MORN repeat-containing protein translates to MPFSKTVRFLIIFFLTSSIAVFGQKEKNEVFFACNYTSNAINEKAICDMLGFQTRPEAQKAVENIVRRSGLKQNFYVMECPNIDNCFAATRNGERLIVYDAGFMKRVNGITKTDWGAMSVLAHEIGHHLQGHTLKQSGSDPQKELEADEFSGFVMYQMGASLKEAQSAIFMLTTDQDYGTHPPRRKRLAAIAKGYNAATDLYPRINPSDNSVDTIQEETVAEQPREVERPVLQQPREVIVFEEPEVTPKKIPSPAPTVRTGCIDGSCKNGFGIAVNTRTYERYEGNWNNGRRSGYGIEYYADGLKKYEGNFSGSAFHGFGTYFYTNGDKVVGNFKKGAPHDDNSIFYYRNGDRLFVRYVNGKKEGKAKKIFYSGVEKTVYFRDDNEVDL, encoded by the coding sequence ATGCCGTTTAGCAAAACCGTGAGATTTTTAATTATATTTTTTCTAACAAGTTCAATAGCTGTTTTTGGTCAAAAAGAGAAGAATGAAGTCTTTTTTGCCTGTAACTATACCTCCAATGCCATCAATGAAAAGGCAATTTGTGACATGCTGGGCTTTCAAACTCGTCCAGAGGCTCAAAAAGCCGTTGAAAACATAGTTAGAAGAAGCGGTTTGAAGCAAAACTTTTATGTGATGGAATGCCCAAACATAGATAATTGCTTTGCAGCGACGAGAAACGGTGAGCGACTAATCGTTTATGATGCTGGTTTTATGAAGCGTGTAAATGGAATAACCAAAACCGATTGGGGAGCAATGAGTGTTTTGGCTCATGAAATTGGACACCATTTGCAAGGACATACTTTAAAACAAAGTGGCTCAGATCCACAAAAAGAGCTAGAAGCAGATGAGTTTTCTGGTTTTGTGATGTACCAAATGGGAGCAAGCTTAAAGGAAGCTCAATCAGCAATCTTTATGCTTACTACTGATCAAGATTACGGAACACACCCACCGAGAAGAAAGCGGTTAGCAGCTATTGCAAAAGGTTACAATGCAGCTACGGACCTTTATCCTAGAATTAATCCTAGCGATAATTCAGTGGATACGATTCAAGAAGAGACTGTAGCAGAGCAACCTAGAGAAGTAGAAAGACCTGTATTACAGCAACCAAGAGAAGTTATCGTTTTTGAAGAGCCGGAAGTTACACCAAAAAAAATCCCAAGTCCAGCTCCAACCGTAAGAACGGGTTGTATTGATGGTTCATGTAAAAATGGCTTTGGTATTGCAGTTAACACACGTACTTACGAGCGATATGAGGGTAACTGGAACAATGGTCGTAGATCGGGATACGGCATAGAATACTACGCAGATGGACTAAAGAAATACGAGGGAAACTTCTCAGGTAGTGCGTTTCACGGTTTTGGGACTTACTTTTACACCAATGGGGATAAGGTTGTTGGTAACTTTAAAAAAGGAGCACCACACGATGATAACAGCATATTCTACTATAGAAATGGTGACCGCTTATTTGTTCGTTATGTCAATGGAAAAAAGGAAGGAAAGGCGAAAAAAATATTCTACAGCGGTGTTGAAAAAACGGTTTACTTTAGGGACGACAATGAGGTAGATTTATAA